The following are encoded together in the Cynocephalus volans isolate mCynVol1 chromosome 4, mCynVol1.pri, whole genome shotgun sequence genome:
- the LOC134375485 gene encoding olfactory receptor 8K3-like, with protein MDEQNTTLLKEFILMGITDRPELQAPFFGLFLIIYVTAMVGNLGMIILTKIDDRLQTPMYFFLRHLAFIDLGYSTAVGPKMLVNFVANLNTIPYNWCAAQLAFFIMFIISELFVLSAMAYDRYVAICNPLLYTVVMSQRVCWMLVAIPYLYSAFLSLITTIKIFISPFCGYNVISHFYCDSLPLLTLLCSSTREIELIILIFSAFNLVSSLLIVLVSYTLILVAIFRMNSAEGRHKAFSTCGSHLTVVVILYGTLFFMYVQLKSSHYFESDKMASVFYTVIIPMLNPMIYSLRNKEVKGALHRIWKNLFKLPI; from the coding sequence ATGGATGAACAGAATAcaacactgctgaaagaattcATTCTCATGGGAATCACAGACCGTCCTGAGCTGCAGGCTCCCTTCTTTGGGCTGTTCCTCATCATCTATGTAACTGCAATGGTGGGCAACTTGGGCATGATCATCCTCACTAAGATTGACGACAGGCTCCAGACACCCATGTACTTTTTTCTCAGACATCTGGCTTTCATTGATCTTGGCTATTCAACAGCTGTGGGACCCAAAATGTTGGTAAATTTTGTAGCAAATCTCAATACAATCCCCTATAATTGGTGTGCTGCACAGCTAGCTTTCTTCATCATGTTCATCATTAGTGAACTTTTTGTTCTGTCGGCAATGGCCTATGACCGGTACGTGGCCATCTGTAACCCTCTGCTTTACACAGTTGTCATGTCACAAAGAGTATGCTGGATGCTGGTAGCAATCCCCTATCTCTACAGTGCCTTTCTCTCACTGATAACCaccataaaaatttttatttcacccTTCTGTGGCTATAACGTCATTAGTCATTTCTACTGTGACAGTCTTCCCTTGTTAACTTTGCTGTGCTCAAGCACACGTGAAATTGAGCTAATAATATTGATCTTTTCAGCATTTAACTTGGTTTCTTCTCTTCTGATAGTCCTTGTGTCCTACACACTGATCCTTGTGGCCATCTTCAGGATGAACTCTGCAGAGGGCAGGCACaaggccttctccacctgtggatCTCACCTGACTGTCGTAGTCATATTATACGGGACTCTCTTCTTTATGTATGTGCAGCTCAAGTCCAGTCACTACTTTGAGAGTGATAAAATGGCCTCTGTATTTTACACTGTGATAATACCCATGCTCAATCCCATGATCTACAGTTTGAGGAACAAAGAGGTCAAAGGCGCCCTTCACAGGATATGGAAAAATCTGTTCAAACTTCCTATTTGA